A stretch of Macrobrachium rosenbergii isolate ZJJX-2024 chromosome 12, ASM4041242v1, whole genome shotgun sequence DNA encodes these proteins:
- the LOC136844138 gene encoding uncharacterized protein — MVKRAHRSLKAALMARCTDEKWKEQVPLVLLGLRTTPKANGDTSPVKKVYGETLAVPGEFFPPLADGANATPPPEVEGTSTKSSAYVFVRVDACSPPLTRPYRGPHRVIRRASKAFLLDIHGWEDWLTIDRLKPAFLLDSKICEEVGRHPRVPPQYLPEGTPASPPKWGPGQPRKHIQPSPGISSTPRPQFFRSRGPLLLPQRLQD, encoded by the exons ATGGTCAagagggcgcaccgctctcttaaagcagctctcatggcacgctgcactGATGAGAAGTGGAAGGAGCAGGTGCCCttggtcctgctgggtctccgcaccacaccgaaagcaaatggcgacACTTCCCCGGTtaagaaagtctacggggaaacacTGGCCGTACCCGGAGAGTTCTTCCCGCCTTTGGCCGATGGCGCCAACGCCAccccccctcccgaggttgagggtaCTAGCACAAAG TCCTCCGCCTACGTCTTTGTCAGGGTAGACGCTTGcagcccgcccttaaccaggccctacagggggccccaccgagtcatcaggcgggccagcaaagcattcctcctcgatATCCATGGGTGGGAGGACTGGCtcaccatcgacagactgaaacccgcattcctgttagacagcaaAATTTGCGAAGAAGTAGGCAGGCACCCCAGAGTTCCCCCGCAATACCTGCCTGAAGGCACACCCGCTTCCCCACCAAAATGGGGCCCAGGACAGCCCAGAAAACACATCCAGCCATCCCCAGGTATCAGCTCCACCCCGCGCCCACAGTTCTTCAGAAGCAGGGGCCCGCTCCTGCTGCCTCAGCGCCTCCAAGATTAG